One window of the Triticum dicoccoides isolate Atlit2015 ecotype Zavitan chromosome 3B, WEW_v2.0, whole genome shotgun sequence genome contains the following:
- the LOC119274652 gene encoding putative F-box protein At4g22180 — translation METCSIVARIMRLQDLVAMYRHKLCSLVFRSLPRLLLGFPPSSIRKFFRDEHVHVALTETKMAATLPELPQDILMVIFAALEIPDLVCAGSVCSSWHSAYAELRSLGKYKQGQTPCLVYTSESDPDDVLSLYSLAEKRSYKLTLPQPPIRSRYLIGSSHGLLVTVDERSEMHLLNPITCEQIALPSVSTIEHLKPIFDEHGDVCKYEMSGHSGSYSSYNPPFIFALAELRDRLQWKAFVFPDTSTGSYIVVLIHNPQAQLSFAKAGDDKWTWLPPHYLHEDCMYKDGILYAVNTKGEIHAFDLSGPVVTVKTIITAPKHYDCDSRYIVQAPWGSLLLAFRIVHDHDLEYEYWKTTETKICEIDALWNNIELTNCLRDHVLFLGHNLSLCLSADEYPALKANCSYFTDDNYLWTVGYKNNHRDVGILKLNDKSREELVSPQLWSNCPAPMWITPDLRKINAMGSMSQQL, via the coding sequence ATGGAGACCTGTAGCATAGTAGCCAGGATAATGAGATTGCAAGACCTAGTAGCTATGTACCGCCACAAGTTGTGTTCTCTAGTCTTCAGATCTCTGCCCAGGCTGCTGCTAGGCTTCCCTCCCAGCTCAATCAGGAAATTCTTCAGAGACGAACATGTTCATGTGGCACTGACAGAGACCAAGATGGCGGCCACCTTGCCGGAGCTGCCGCAGGACATCTTGATGGTTATCTTTGCCGCTCTCGAGATCCCCGACCTCGTGTGCGCTGGCTCGGTCTGTTCATCCTGGCACTCCGCATACGCCGAGCTACGCAGCCTTGGGAAGTACAAGCAGGGCCAGACGCCTTGCCTGGTTTACACCTCTGAATCTGATCCTGATGATGTTTTGTCCCTCTACAGCCTTGCCGAGAAGAGGTCCTACAAGTTAACTCTGCCGCAGCCACCTATCCGCAGCAGGTATTTGATTGGGTCCTCACATGGATTGCTTGTTACCGTCGACGAGAGGTCTGAGATGCACCTTCTGAATCCAATCACCTGTGAACAGATTGCTCTCCCTTCAGTGTCCACCATTGAGCATCTGAAGCCCATATTTGACGAGCATGGTGATGTCTGCAAGTATGAGATGTCAGGGCACAGTGGATCGTACAGCAGTTATAATCCGCCATTCATCTTTGCTCTTGCCGAGCTGAGGGATAGACTCCAGTGGAAGGCGTTTGTATTTCCTGATACATCCACAGGAAGCTACATTGTGGTGCTCATCCACAACCCACAAGCTCAGCTCTCATTTGCAAAGGCAGGTGATGATAAGTGGACCTGGCTACCGCCTCATTATCTTCATGAGGACTGCATGTACAAGGATGGCATATTGTATGCAGTGAATACAAAAGGAGAAATCCACGCTTTCGATCTTAGTGGCCCTGTGGTCACTGTAAAGACAATCATAACGGCACCTAAGCATTATGATTGTGATAGCAGGTATATCGTTCAAGCTCCATGGGGCAGTCTGCTACTTGCGTTCAGAATAGTTCATGACCATGATTTAGAATATGAGTACTGGAAGACTACAGAAACTAAAATATGCGAGATTGATGCTCTGTGGAATAATATTGAGCTAACCAATTGCTTGCGTGACCATGTGTTATTTCTTGGTCATAACCTATCGCTATGCCTCAGTGCTGATGAATATCCTGCTCTCAAGGCAAATTGTTCCTATTTCACGGACGATAATTATCTGTGGACAGTGGGATATAAGAATAATCATCGTGATGTGGGAATTCTTAAGTTGAATGATAAGAGCAGGGAAGAACTTGTGTCTCCTCAGCTTTGGTCCAACTGTCCGGCTCCAATGTGGATTACTCCTGATCTTAGAAAGATCAACGCGATGGGCTCAATGAGCCAACAACTCTGA